One Portunus trituberculatus isolate SZX2019 chromosome 43, ASM1759143v1, whole genome shotgun sequence DNA segment encodes these proteins:
- the LOC123518319 gene encoding BTB/POZ domain-containing protein 6-like yields the protein MQWREELKRTQVARLTGKDWWQCHLATVKQRMATLHHQNRLFDVILIFPKYQVEMKTHKLVLAMSSPVLEAMLYGPMSQVADGHPHHLTLAEDLPETFEWLLRYVYRDETKFQGTIQALSVYEAAHKYQMDSLARLCSQYLSDSVTPDNFPYVFDPAVLYDDTELLNRCYEVAMVQGREVLSCPDLCVLRRPALRALLTIPRLHVDKESYLFRALVQWGWYHLDEGPPLPAKPCPDMLPVRRRLRAVIDEFLPYVRFLAMSLNEFVTEVEGSQLLSPDECMAVVRAMRGTAPAAVLPHFISANDTRRRRGLVTVAVLVSPPSNETLSFEYMEVLSINLMQNLTVSAALHLVRLASTGVCSLREGSVVVWDESGDHVARGVWSGNGCLFRRPVSLAVGRRYSAVLTLKEAWCVLTTTAINVTHKRIVFRGQTQCGGILRLEYMSGTFLPVPSLQRPFPAAVYIIDP from the exons ATGCAGTGGAGAGAGGAGCTGAAGAGGACGCAGGTAGCCAGGTTGACAGGCAAGGACTGGTGGCAGTGTCATCTGGCCACGGTGAAGCAACGCATggccacactgcaccaccaaaaCAGACTCTTCGACGTAATACTGATCTTCCCTAAATACCAAGTGGAGATGAAG ACACACAAGTTGGTACTGGCAATGAGCAGCCCTGTCCTGGAGGCAATGCTGTACGGGCCGATGAGCCAAGTTGCTGACGGGCACCCCCACCACCTGACGCTGGCGGAGGACTTGCCTGAGACCTTCGAGTGGCTCCTGCGTTACGTGTACCGCGACGAGACCAAGTTTCAAGGCACCATCCAGGCTTTAAGTGTCTACGAGGCGGCTCACAAGTACCAGATGGATTCCCTTGCCAGATTGTGCTCCCAG TACCTGTCAGACTCCGTGACTCCTGACAACTTTCCCTACGTGTTTGATCCCGCTGTGCTGTACGACGACACAGAACTACTGAACAGGTGCTACGAG GTGGCAATGGTGCAGGGGCGGGAGGTGCTGAGTTGCCCGGACCTGTGTGTGCTGCGGCGGCCTGCCCTGCGCGCCCTGCTCACCATCCCACGCCTCCACGTGGACAAGGAGAGCTACCTGTTCCGCGCCCTCGTACAATG GGGTTGGTACCACCTGGACGAAGGGCCGCCGCTCCCCGCCAAGCCTTGCCCTGATATGCTGCCAGTGCGGCGGCGGCTAAGGGCAGTCATCGATGAGTTTCTGCCGTACGTTCGCTTCCTGGCGATGAGTCTGAACGAGTTCGTGACTGAAGTGGAGGGGAGCCAGCTGCTGAGCCCTGACGAGTGCATGGCGGTGGTGCGAGCCATGCGGGGCACCGCGCCTGCTGCCGTGTTGCCACACTTCATATCGGCCAATGACACGCGGCGCCGCAGAGGCTTGGTGACCGTGGCCGTGCTTGTCAGCCCGCCATCCAACGAGACGCTCTCCTTCGAGTACATGGAGGTCCTCAGCATCAACCTGATGCAGAACCTGACGGTGAGCGCCGCCCTTCACCTGGTGCGTCTGGCCAGCACGGGCGTGTGTAGCCTGCGGGAGGGCAGCGTGGTGGTGTGGGACGAAAGCGGGGACCACGTGGCCAGGGGTGTGTGGTCAGGGAACGGTTGTCTCTTTCGTCGCCCTGTATCACTGGCGGTGGGGCGACGGTACTCCGCGGTGCTGACGCTGAAGGAGGCATGGTGTGTGCTGACCACCACGGCCATCAACGTGACCCACAAGCGAATCGTCTTTCGAGGTCAGACGCAGTGTGGGGGAATCCTCAGGCTGGAGTACATGTCCGGCACCTTCTTGCCAGTGCCCTCCCTTCAGCGCCCCTTCCCGGCCGCCGTCTATATTATAGATCCCTGA